From Coriobacteriia bacterium, one genomic window encodes:
- a CDS encoding pyruvate, phosphate dikinase yields the protein MTETKRVYAFGKGMSGENRTEGNKSLKFVLGGKGANLAEMANIGLPVPPGFTITCQACWEYYTAKPPVFPAGLSEEIATYVADLESKMGKRLGDPSDPLLVSVRSGAPFSMPGMMDTILNLGLNDTSVRGLIAQTGNPRFAWDSYRRFIQMFSKVVLDVDADHFENAITAMKQSRGVRNDTDLSAEDLERLVTQFKEIVSTSVSPEEFPMLAVDGRVAFPQDVEAQLHLSIEAVFKSWMNRRAIDYRRLYRIADDLGTAVNVQAMVFGNKGDSSATGVAFTRNPADGTREFYGDFLVNAQGEDVVAGIRNTSPIADLHNPLPEVAVQLEEIFVTLENHYRDMCDIEFTIEQGKLWMLQTRVGKRTARAALKIAVDMVDEGLIGKEEAVLRIDPDQLDQLLHPQFDTKANYDVIAKGLNASPGAAVGEIVFTADDAEKAAADGRKVILVRWETTPDDLHGMIAAQGILTSHGGKTSHAAVVARGMGKPCVCGAESLKINSEKKIATISGTDIELHEGDMISIDGTTGAVVLGAVALVPPSVSDEFGTILTWADEFRTMGVRANADTPDDARLGREFGAAGIGLCRTEHMFLGTRKDIIQSFVLAEDQAGRDAELAKLLAVQVGDYLGIFEAMDGLPVTVRLLDPPLHEFLDNPRELEVEIVRAECAGAPASELSFKRKLLAQIDSMVEMNPMLGLRGCRLGIMYPELYGMQVRAIALATCELKKRGMDPKPEIMIPLVSVVTELETLRAETEAVIASVAEASDCPLEIPIGTMIELPRAAVTADEIAKVADFFSFGTNDLTQTTFGFSRDDIEGKFLPRYLDRKILARNPFETVDAGVAKLVEMGCALGRESNPKIKLGVCGEHGGDPESVKTFFKIGLTYVSCSPYRVPLARLAAAQASLAENAPGSDNR from the coding sequence TTGACTGAAACCAAGCGTGTGTACGCCTTCGGCAAAGGCATGAGCGGTGAGAACCGTACCGAAGGAAACAAGAGCCTCAAGTTCGTCCTCGGCGGCAAAGGTGCGAACCTCGCCGAGATGGCCAATATCGGCCTCCCGGTTCCTCCAGGATTCACGATCACTTGTCAGGCCTGCTGGGAGTACTACACGGCCAAGCCGCCTGTGTTTCCGGCAGGGCTTTCCGAGGAGATCGCGACCTACGTTGCCGATCTCGAATCCAAGATGGGCAAGCGTCTCGGCGATCCCAGTGATCCGCTGCTCGTGTCTGTGCGCTCCGGCGCTCCGTTCTCGATGCCGGGCATGATGGACACCATCTTGAATCTCGGCCTGAACGACACTTCAGTCCGGGGTCTGATCGCTCAGACGGGCAATCCGCGCTTTGCGTGGGACAGCTACCGCAGGTTCATCCAGATGTTCTCGAAGGTCGTGCTCGACGTCGATGCCGATCATTTCGAGAATGCGATCACCGCGATGAAGCAGTCGCGCGGCGTGCGCAATGACACGGACCTGTCCGCCGAGGATCTCGAGCGGCTGGTCACGCAGTTCAAGGAGATTGTCTCAACCAGCGTCTCGCCGGAAGAGTTTCCGATGCTGGCCGTTGACGGCCGCGTCGCCTTCCCGCAAGACGTCGAGGCTCAGTTGCATCTCTCGATCGAGGCCGTCTTCAAGAGCTGGATGAACCGCCGCGCAATCGACTACCGTCGACTCTACCGAATCGCCGATGACCTCGGCACGGCTGTCAACGTGCAGGCCATGGTATTCGGCAACAAGGGCGACAGCTCGGCTACGGGAGTCGCCTTCACCCGCAACCCGGCCGACGGCACTCGCGAGTTCTACGGCGACTTCCTCGTGAACGCGCAGGGAGAAGACGTAGTCGCCGGTATTCGCAACACCAGCCCGATCGCCGATCTGCATAACCCGCTTCCCGAAGTCGCCGTTCAGCTCGAGGAGATCTTCGTGACCCTCGAGAACCACTACCGCGACATGTGCGATATCGAGTTCACTATCGAGCAGGGTAAGTTGTGGATGCTCCAGACCCGCGTTGGCAAGCGCACCGCTCGCGCGGCGCTTAAGATCGCCGTGGATATGGTCGACGAGGGGCTTATCGGCAAGGAAGAAGCCGTGCTGCGGATCGATCCGGATCAGCTCGACCAGCTTCTTCACCCGCAGTTCGACACCAAGGCCAACTACGACGTGATCGCGAAGGGCTTAAACGCGAGTCCGGGCGCTGCCGTGGGTGAGATCGTCTTCACTGCCGATGATGCCGAGAAAGCTGCGGCCGACGGTCGCAAAGTCATCCTGGTTCGCTGGGAGACCACTCCGGACGACCTGCACGGCATGATCGCTGCGCAGGGCATCCTGACCAGCCACGGCGGCAAGACCAGCCACGCGGCGGTTGTCGCCCGCGGCATGGGCAAGCCGTGCGTATGTGGCGCTGAATCTCTCAAGATCAACTCCGAGAAGAAGATCGCCACCATTTCGGGCACTGACATCGAGCTGCACGAAGGTGACATGATCTCCATCGACGGCACGACCGGTGCTGTGGTGCTGGGTGCCGTTGCGCTGGTACCACCCAGTGTGTCCGACGAATTCGGCACGATCCTCACGTGGGCCGACGAGTTCCGTACGATGGGTGTTCGCGCCAACGCCGATACGCCCGATGACGCGCGCCTCGGCCGCGAGTTCGGCGCTGCCGGCATCGGCCTATGCCGCACGGAGCACATGTTCCTCGGCACCCGCAAAGACATCATCCAGAGTTTCGTGCTCGCCGAGGACCAAGCCGGCCGCGACGCCGAGCTTGCGAAGCTGCTCGCCGTGCAGGTTGGTGACTACCTCGGCATCTTCGAGGCCATGGACGGCCTGCCCGTGACCGTACGGCTGCTTGATCCGCCTCTGCACGAGTTCCTCGACAACCCGCGCGAACTCGAGGTCGAGATCGTCCGTGCCGAATGCGCCGGTGCGCCGGCTTCCGAGCTGTCTTTCAAGCGCAAGCTGCTCGCTCAGATCGACTCGATGGTCGAGATGAACCCGATGCTGGGCCTTCGCGGTTGCCGTCTCGGAATCATGTACCCCGAGCTCTACGGGATGCAGGTCCGCGCAATTGCCCTGGCAACATGTGAGCTCAAGAAGCGGGGCATGGATCCCAAGCCGGAGATCATGATTCCGCTGGTGTCCGTCGTGACCGAGCTTGAGACGTTGCGCGCCGAGACGGAGGCTGTCATCGCTTCGGTCGCCGAGGCCAGCGATTGTCCGCTCGAGATCCCGATCGGCACGATGATTGAGCTCCCGCGTGCCGCAGTGACGGCCGATGAGATCGCAAAGGTCGCCGACTTCTTCAGCTTCGGCACCAACGACCTGACGCAGACGACGTTCGGTTTCTCCCGTGACGACATCGAGGGCAAGTTCCTGCCCCGCTATCTGGATCGCAAGATTCTCGCCCGCAATCCGTTCGAAACCGTGGACGCCGGAGTGGCCAAGCTCGTCGAAATGGGTTGCGCGCTGGGCCGGGAGTCCAACCCCAAGATCAAACTGGGCGTCTGCGGCGAGCATGGCGGCGACCCGGAATCGGTAAAGACGTTCTTCAAGATCGGCCTGACGTATGTGTCGTGCTCGCCGTACCGCGTTCCGCTGGCCCGCCTTGCCGCAGCGCAGGCGTCGCTTGCCGAGAACGCTCCGGGATCCGACAACAGGTAG
- a CDS encoding kinase/pyrophosphorylase yields the protein MAGPITIHILSDSVGETAEAVARAALSQFPRGAFVLERLPKVSSASQLRDMVEAHCGTYCIFFYTFVQQSLREEMRALVTEKGVRGVDVVGPAVDLLGSIHGSAPRGEAGAIRQPDEEYFDRIEAMEYTIRHDDGRNPADLTHADIVLIGVSRTGKTPLSIYLALKGYLVANIPLTPDTDPPRELFDCEPRRVFGLLSDPDVLSEIRAKRMAELGTYVSHYAERNDIEDELDEARALMRKIGCFSIRTDNRAIEETAQEVIRHLHGALEIQD from the coding sequence ATGGCAGGTCCCATCACGATTCACATCTTGTCGGACTCCGTGGGCGAGACTGCCGAGGCGGTCGCTCGCGCGGCTCTCTCGCAGTTCCCGCGTGGCGCCTTCGTGCTCGAGCGTCTGCCCAAAGTCTCCTCGGCGTCCCAGCTGCGCGACATGGTCGAAGCCCACTGCGGAACGTACTGCATCTTCTTCTACACGTTCGTGCAGCAGTCGCTTCGCGAAGAGATGCGGGCGCTTGTCACCGAGAAGGGCGTGCGCGGCGTCGACGTCGTTGGTCCGGCGGTCGATCTTCTGGGGTCGATCCATGGGAGCGCCCCTCGCGGCGAGGCCGGCGCGATCAGGCAGCCCGACGAGGAGTATTTCGACCGCATCGAGGCGATGGAGTACACGATTCGCCACGACGACGGCCGCAACCCCGCAGATCTCACGCACGCCGATATCGTGCTCATCGGCGTGTCACGCACCGGTAAGACACCGCTTTCGATCTACCTGGCGCTGAAAGGCTATCTCGTTGCTAACATACCGCTGACACCCGATACCGACCCGCCGCGTGAACTGTTCGACTGCGAACCGCGGCGAGTCTTCGGGCTGCTCAGCGATCCCGACGTGCTATCGGAGATCCGCGCGAAGCGGATGGCCGAACTCGGCACGTACGTTTCCCACTATGCGGAGCGTAACGATATCGAGGACGAACTTGATGAAGCCCGTGCGCTGATGCGCAAGATCGGCTGTTTCAGCATCCGCACCGACAACCGTGCCATCGAGGAAACCGCGCAGGAAGTGATCAGGCACCTGCATGGTGCGCTTGAGATACAAGACTGA
- a CDS encoding glycine--tRNA ligase subunit beta — protein sequence MTRNLVFEIGVEEMPSGALYGAIEQLQVAVPKALDNARIEYDEISVFGAPRRLVISVTELSEHQANAVNTFKGPSAAAAFAEDGAPTKAAIGFARGKGVGVESLTVVDDEAGAYVYAIVEVIGGPATEVLPTLLARLAESIEWPRSQRWGSGDARFTRPVRWLLALFGGETVPVEFAGLVAGRITRGHRLLAPGEIEVPTADEYARALSRGKVVADQAERAKLIREGISTVAEQIGGRVVVPEKTFAEVVNLVEYPTVAVGTFDEAFLKVPREILENAMGSHQRYFPVESSDGTLTNRFVVAHNGDPARTDAIVRGHERVIRARLSDAAFFFQEDLANPLESYVAKLDKIVFQTKLGSLGDKTRRVESLAEKIAELTDAGPDEAAYAIRAAHLAKADLVTSAVIEFTDLQGVMGGYYAAAAGEEPGVVSAIMEHYRPRFAGDALPATAAGRIVALADKFDTIVGIFAAGKAPTGSADPFALRRAAIGILQIMLDAKLSVGLNALVTATLEGYQDVLAFDSEASGGDVKAFFTARLDGLLRERGNAYDTVAAVLAVAADDPADALARCEALTALRESSDDMEDLSVAFSRARNIAQADLGTRVDRALMGAEESALADALDVAEGLADTLISQRAHSALLESFAGLRGPIDEFFTGVLVMDPDSAVRENRLRLLNRFIALFARFADFSRLAG from the coding sequence ATGACGAGGAATCTTGTATTTGAGATTGGCGTCGAGGAGATGCCTTCCGGGGCGCTCTACGGTGCCATCGAACAACTCCAGGTCGCTGTTCCCAAGGCCTTGGACAATGCGCGCATCGAGTATGACGAAATCAGCGTTTTTGGCGCTCCGCGCCGCCTCGTCATCAGTGTGACTGAGCTGTCTGAACACCAAGCCAATGCCGTCAACACCTTCAAGGGCCCCTCGGCTGCCGCCGCTTTCGCCGAGGACGGTGCTCCCACCAAGGCTGCCATCGGTTTTGCCCGGGGTAAGGGCGTCGGCGTCGAATCGCTCACCGTCGTTGATGATGAAGCGGGCGCCTACGTCTACGCGATCGTCGAAGTGATCGGCGGGCCTGCCACCGAAGTACTCCCGACACTGCTCGCGCGCCTCGCCGAGAGTATCGAGTGGCCGCGGTCCCAGCGATGGGGGAGCGGAGACGCGCGCTTCACGCGCCCGGTGCGCTGGCTGCTCGCTCTCTTCGGCGGCGAGACAGTCCCCGTCGAGTTTGCCGGGTTGGTGGCGGGCCGGATCACCCGGGGTCACCGCCTCCTGGCTCCCGGCGAGATCGAGGTCCCGACAGCCGACGAGTACGCGCGTGCCCTCTCGCGTGGCAAGGTTGTGGCCGACCAGGCCGAGCGCGCCAAGCTCATCCGTGAAGGCATCTCCACCGTCGCCGAGCAGATCGGTGGGCGCGTCGTGGTGCCGGAGAAGACGTTTGCCGAGGTTGTGAACCTCGTCGAGTATCCGACCGTGGCGGTTGGCACGTTCGACGAGGCGTTTCTGAAGGTGCCGCGCGAGATACTCGAGAATGCCATGGGAAGCCACCAGCGTTACTTCCCGGTCGAAAGCTCGGACGGCACGCTCACGAACCGCTTTGTTGTCGCGCACAACGGCGATCCGGCACGCACCGACGCAATCGTTCGCGGCCATGAACGCGTGATTCGCGCGCGTCTTTCAGACGCGGCATTCTTCTTCCAGGAGGATCTCGCCAACCCGCTCGAGTCCTACGTCGCCAAACTGGACAAGATCGTCTTTCAGACCAAGCTGGGGTCGCTCGGCGACAAGACGCGGCGTGTCGAGTCTCTCGCCGAGAAGATCGCGGAACTCACGGACGCGGGCCCCGACGAGGCCGCCTACGCGATCCGCGCGGCGCATCTCGCCAAGGCCGATCTCGTCACCAGCGCCGTGATCGAGTTCACCGATCTTCAGGGCGTCATGGGCGGATACTACGCCGCGGCCGCCGGTGAAGAGCCGGGAGTTGTCTCGGCGATCATGGAACACTATCGGCCCAGATTCGCAGGCGACGCACTTCCTGCCACCGCCGCAGGGCGCATCGTCGCGCTTGCCGACAAGTTCGACACCATCGTCGGCATATTCGCGGCTGGAAAGGCCCCAACCGGCTCGGCCGATCCCTTTGCGCTTCGCCGCGCAGCGATCGGCATTCTACAGATCATGCTCGACGCCAAGCTCAGCGTGGGTCTGAACGCGCTGGTCACGGCCACGCTTGAGGGCTACCAAGATGTTCTGGCGTTCGACTCTGAGGCTAGCGGCGGCGACGTCAAGGCATTCTTCACCGCGAGGCTCGATGGGCTCCTGCGTGAGCGCGGCAACGCATACGACACAGTTGCGGCCGTGCTTGCAGTTGCGGCAGACGATCCCGCGGACGCGCTTGCTCGATGCGAGGCACTCACGGCACTTCGCGAGTCGAGCGATGACATGGAGGATCTGTCGGTCGCATTCAGCCGTGCCCGCAACATCGCTCAGGCGGATCTCGGCACGAGGGTGGACCGCGCACTCATGGGTGCGGAGGAGTCGGCGCTTGCCGATGCACTCGACGTCGCCGAGGGGCTTGCGGACACGCTCATCAGTCAGCGCGCCCACTCGGCTCTGCTGGAGTCCTTCGCGGGATTGCGCGGCCCGATCGACGAGTTCTTCACCGGCGTCTTGGTCATGGATCCCGACAGTGCGGTGCGCGAGAATCGGTTGAGGCTCCTGAACCGCTTCATTGCGTTGTTCGCCCGGTTCGCCGACTTCAGCAGATTGGCAGGGTAG
- a CDS encoding glycine--tRNA ligase subunit alpha: MSSLTFQDIILALSRYWADQGCVVLQPYDTEVGAGTFHPATTLRSLGPDAWRTAYVQPSRRPSDGRYGENPNRLQHYYQFQVILKPSPDDVLDLYLNSLRAIGIEPADHDIRLVEDDWESPTLGAWGLGWEVWLNGMECTQFTYFQQVGGFECRPVPAEITYGLERLAMYIQGVDSVYDLIWSKGPDGHVFTYGDVFLKNEQQYSAYNFEVADVDMLLGLFTTFEGECSRTLNAGLVLPAYDYVLKCSHAFNLLDARGAISVTERQGYILRVRALAKACCAAYIELVTPSAATEGGAAR; encoded by the coding sequence ATGAGTTCTCTGACGTTTCAGGACATCATTCTCGCTCTGTCTCGCTACTGGGCCGATCAGGGGTGCGTTGTTTTGCAGCCCTACGACACAGAAGTTGGGGCGGGGACGTTTCACCCGGCGACCACACTAAGATCCTTGGGTCCGGATGCGTGGCGTACGGCGTATGTTCAGCCGTCCCGTCGTCCGTCGGACGGACGCTACGGGGAAAATCCCAACCGGCTCCAGCATTACTACCAGTTCCAGGTCATCCTCAAGCCCTCTCCTGACGATGTACTCGACCTCTATCTGAACTCTCTGCGCGCGATTGGCATCGAACCTGCCGATCACGACATCCGCCTGGTCGAAGACGATTGGGAGTCTCCCACGCTCGGCGCCTGGGGTTTGGGCTGGGAAGTGTGGCTCAACGGCATGGAGTGCACGCAGTTCACGTACTTCCAACAAGTGGGGGGCTTCGAGTGTCGCCCCGTCCCTGCCGAGATCACCTACGGCCTCGAGCGTCTCGCGATGTACATCCAGGGCGTGGACAGCGTCTACGACCTCATCTGGTCAAAGGGACCGGACGGGCACGTGTTTACCTACGGGGACGTGTTCCTGAAGAATGAGCAGCAATACTCCGCCTACAACTTCGAAGTTGCCGATGTCGACATGCTGCTCGGCCTCTTCACGACGTTTGAAGGCGAGTGCAGCCGTACCCTGAACGCTGGGCTAGTTCTGCCGGCATATGACTACGTCTTGAAGTGTTCGCACGCATTCAACCTGCTTGACGCTCGCGGCGCCATCTCTGTGACCGAGCGTCAAGGCTACATTCTGCGCGTACGGGCGCTTGCCAAGGCATGCTGTGCGGCCTACATCGAACTTGTCACCCCTTCTGCGGCGACCGAAGGGGGGGCAGCGAGATGA
- the recO gene encoding DNA repair protein RecO, which yields MPSYSLCALVLRKTKLGETDSILTLLSSDGRQVRAVAKGLRRPGGRFGARLEPYAVVDLLVHSGKSLDIITEASTSSSHAGLREDLDRSSAAAVVADLIDKISVEGQSEQRLFGLAVATLDVLESAPLEALPSVIVAFLAKAMAMHGYRPELATCARCGADAAAGVRFSVVAGGALCPQCGEGDGGALPFGPEGRAWLERLLGAKMIEIPELGMPQAAVADCFDLLRAFAAFHVAARLRALDFYAGLLRS from the coding sequence ATGCCGTCGTACTCACTCTGTGCGCTCGTACTGCGCAAGACGAAACTTGGCGAGACCGACAGCATTCTGACACTGCTGTCGTCCGACGGCCGACAGGTGCGTGCGGTTGCGAAAGGCCTCAGGAGACCCGGCGGCAGATTTGGCGCGCGACTCGAGCCGTACGCCGTCGTCGACCTTCTGGTGCATTCCGGCAAGTCACTCGACATCATCACGGAGGCGTCGACTTCGTCCTCGCACGCCGGGCTTCGCGAGGATCTTGATCGCTCCTCGGCGGCGGCGGTCGTGGCTGACCTGATCGACAAGATCTCGGTCGAGGGACAAAGCGAGCAGCGACTCTTTGGTTTGGCGGTTGCAACTCTCGACGTGCTCGAGAGTGCCCCATTGGAGGCGCTCCCGTCTGTGATAGTCGCGTTTCTCGCAAAGGCCATGGCAATGCATGGTTACCGACCAGAGCTGGCGACGTGCGCACGCTGCGGTGCGGACGCGGCGGCAGGCGTGCGGTTCTCGGTTGTTGCGGGAGGAGCGCTGTGTCCGCAGTGCGGTGAAGGTGACGGCGGAGCGCTGCCTTTCGGGCCGGAGGGGCGTGCTTGGCTTGAGAGGCTTCTGGGCGCCAAGATGATCGAGATTCCCGAGCTGGGCATGCCACAGGCGGCTGTCGCCGACTGTTTCGATCTTCTGCGAGCGTTTGCCGCATTCCATGTTGCTGCGCGGCTCAGAGCACTCGACTTCTACGCGGGGCTACTCAGATCTTGA
- the deoC gene encoding deoxyribose-phosphate aldolase has product MSVPGYSELAAFIDQTLLSPTIGLSAGARWIAENRDRGFASLCVAPFLVPLASAALRDCETKTCSVVGFPLGYSLAASKAEEAKLLCEQGCDEIDMVLNIAALLEGDSSFVRDDIAGVVEAVRSAGRPGGLVKVILETGYLGESDIRLGCRLAVEAGADFVKTSTGFGPRGASARDVEIMVQEVESRARVKAAGGIRSLDLALELIAAGAVRIGTSAGQEILSEAWKQEALDA; this is encoded by the coding sequence GTGAGTGTTCCCGGGTACAGTGAGCTGGCAGCCTTCATCGATCAGACGCTGCTGAGCCCTACGATCGGGCTTTCCGCAGGTGCTCGGTGGATTGCCGAGAACCGCGACCGCGGGTTCGCCTCGCTGTGCGTGGCGCCCTTTCTGGTTCCCCTCGCGTCGGCAGCGCTTCGAGATTGTGAGACGAAGACCTGCTCCGTTGTCGGCTTTCCGCTCGGCTATTCGCTAGCGGCCTCGAAGGCCGAGGAGGCGAAGCTTCTGTGCGAGCAGGGCTGCGATGAGATCGACATGGTGCTCAACATCGCGGCATTGCTGGAAGGGGACAGCTCCTTTGTTCGCGACGACATAGCCGGTGTTGTTGAAGCTGTTCGAAGCGCGGGTCGTCCCGGAGGTCTTGTGAAGGTCATTCTCGAGACTGGCTATCTTGGGGAATCGGACATAAGGCTCGGGTGCCGGCTGGCCGTCGAAGCCGGAGCGGACTTCGTGAAAACATCAACCGGCTTTGGCCCTCGCGGAGCGAGTGCCCGAGACGTCGAGATAATGGTGCAAGAGGTTGAGTCACGCGCACGCGTCAAGGCAGCCGGTGGAATACGCAGCTTGGATCTTGCTCTGGAGCTCATCGCGGCGGGTGCGGTGAGGATCGGAACGTCCGCCGGCCAGGAGATCCTGTCGGAAGCATGGAAGCAAGAAGCTTTGGACGCGTGA
- a CDS encoding GTPase Era produces MAKYNESETPGAVKSGFVALVGRPNSGKSTLVNAIVGTKVAITSDKPQTTRHRLRAVYDRDDAQLVLVDTPGLHKPIDALGEELNRSALKSLEDVDVVAMLIDATASIGTGDKWVAQHVAAAKAKKILVLTKADIATAGQVDTQLRAGRALLDFDDEVVLSSVKDHNVKAFVNMAIGFLPMGPRWFPRDMPTDQSLEVMIAEFVREKILRSTFDEVPHAVGVAIEEMEYDEKTNFWSIWAVVYVERDSQKGIIIGKKGEMLKSIGSDARVDLERLLAGRVFLNLSVKVKSNWRRDASQIRRFGYGQGL; encoded by the coding sequence ATGGCAAAGTACAACGAATCCGAGACACCAGGCGCCGTGAAGAGTGGTTTCGTCGCGCTCGTCGGCCGTCCCAACTCCGGCAAGTCGACGCTCGTCAACGCGATCGTCGGCACAAAAGTCGCGATCACCTCGGACAAGCCGCAGACGACGCGCCATCGCCTGCGTGCGGTCTACGACCGAGATGATGCTCAACTCGTGCTCGTTGACACGCCCGGGCTCCACAAGCCTATCGACGCCTTGGGCGAGGAGCTCAACCGTTCAGCGCTCAAGTCGCTCGAAGACGTCGACGTCGTCGCAATGCTCATCGACGCGACGGCTTCCATTGGCACCGGAGACAAGTGGGTTGCGCAACACGTGGCCGCTGCCAAGGCAAAGAAGATCCTGGTGCTTACGAAAGCCGATATTGCGACAGCCGGCCAGGTCGACACGCAGCTGCGGGCCGGTCGGGCGCTGCTCGATTTCGACGACGAGGTAGTCCTTTCATCTGTGAAGGACCACAACGTCAAGGCGTTCGTGAACATGGCAATTGGCTTTCTGCCTATGGGTCCTCGGTGGTTTCCCCGCGACATGCCGACAGATCAGTCGCTCGAGGTAATGATCGCCGAGTTCGTCCGGGAGAAGATCCTGCGATCCACATTCGACGAGGTTCCGCATGCGGTTGGCGTGGCCATTGAAGAGATGGAGTATGACGAGAAGACCAACTTCTGGAGCATCTGGGCCGTGGTCTACGTCGAGCGGGATTCACAGAAGGGCATCATCATCGGCAAGAAGGGCGAGATGCTCAAATCGATCGGTTCCGACGCTCGTGTGGACCTCGAGCGTTTGCTGGCGGGCAGGGTATTCCTGAACTTGAGCGTGAAAGTGAAGTCGAACTGGCGACGCGATGCGTCCCAGATCAGGCGCTTCGGATACGGGCAGGGACTGTGA
- the cdd gene encoding cytidine deaminase, with amino-acid sequence MLAATQSDLTLLAFAREAQQKAYAPYSRFRVGAAVYANGEIFQGVNVENAAYGATICAERSAVSAAVTAGCTDITGLAVVGDSSSPVKPCGCCRQVLAEFNPHLRLIMGGTTDEVRVASLDEYLPEPLTRSYLDQNVDR; translated from the coding sequence ATGCTCGCTGCGACTCAATCTGACCTCACGTTGCTCGCCTTCGCCCGAGAGGCCCAGCAGAAGGCGTACGCTCCGTATTCGAGGTTTCGTGTCGGCGCGGCGGTTTACGCGAATGGAGAAATCTTCCAAGGTGTCAACGTCGAGAACGCGGCATACGGCGCCACGATATGTGCCGAACGCTCGGCCGTCTCGGCGGCCGTGACGGCAGGCTGCACCGATATCACAGGTCTTGCCGTGGTCGGAGACTCGAGTTCTCCGGTCAAGCCATGCGGCTGCTGCCGCCAGGTTCTGGCCGAGTTCAATCCTCATTTGCGTCTCATCATGGGCGGAACCACGGATGAGGTTCGCGTAGCGTCGCTTGACGAGTACCTCCCGGAGCCGCTCACTCGCTCATACCTCGATCAGAATGTGGACAGATAG
- a CDS encoding phosphatase PAP2 family protein: protein MTRPLIGSFDYAIQGLVHVLRTQRNMRLHVLAAALTLIAAAVLGVERFGLVAIVFAIFLVLIMEVLNTAIEATVDIATNTFDPLAKIAKDVAAAAVFLAALNALVIAYLVMFDPLRRIAAEGLKLAKIASADLTVIALGLVLLVVIVLKAASHTGTFLHGGWPSGHAAVSFGAALVLGYVTDNASALVLAMGLAVLVAQSRVEGRIHSIPQVIVGALVGMVVVFAVFQLFFR, encoded by the coding sequence GTGACACGGCCACTGATCGGGAGTTTCGACTACGCGATCCAAGGCCTCGTGCACGTGCTGCGGACTCAGCGCAATATGCGCCTGCACGTTCTTGCAGCGGCGCTGACGCTGATCGCGGCGGCTGTTCTCGGCGTCGAGCGATTTGGCTTGGTCGCGATCGTCTTCGCAATATTCCTGGTGCTGATCATGGAGGTACTGAATACCGCGATCGAGGCTACGGTCGACATCGCGACCAACACCTTTGATCCATTGGCGAAGATCGCGAAGGATGTTGCTGCGGCAGCTGTGTTCTTGGCGGCGCTCAACGCACTCGTCATCGCGTATCTGGTGATGTTCGACCCGCTCCGCCGGATAGCGGCTGAGGGGTTGAAGCTCGCAAAGATCGCCTCGGCGGACCTCACAGTGATCGCCTTGGGACTCGTCCTTCTGGTGGTCATTGTGCTCAAGGCCGCATCTCATACGGGTACGTTCCTGCATGGCGGCTGGCCGAGCGGACATGCGGCAGTTTCCTTTGGGGCGGCTCTCGTGCTTGGGTATGTGACCGACAATGCCTCGGCCCTTGTGCTCGCCATGGGGCTGGCAGTGCTCGTCGCGCAGAGCCGGGTGGAGGGTAGAATCCATTCGATTCCGCAGGTGATCGTCGGTGCCTTGGTCGGGATGGTCGTTGTCTTCGCCGTATTCCAGTTGTTCTTCCGATGA
- the ybeY gene encoding rRNA maturation RNase YbeY, producing the protein MQISITSHREPEPLDLSAFERLAGFVLDREEAPDTIELSVAIVDVDEIAELNRVYRGKEGPTDVLSFGCDDPCAVSDSDEPITLGDVVIAPEIAEAQAAEYGHTVEEELNLLLVHGVLHLLGYDHEEDDDAEVMQARERSLLTAWVAAS; encoded by the coding sequence GTGCAGATCAGCATCACGAGTCACCGCGAACCTGAACCACTCGACCTCTCGGCGTTTGAGAGGCTCGCAGGGTTCGTTCTGGACCGAGAAGAGGCACCTGACACCATTGAGCTGTCCGTGGCGATTGTTGACGTTGACGAGATTGCGGAACTCAATCGTGTCTACCGGGGCAAGGAGGGGCCAACCGACGTTCTTTCCTTCGGGTGCGACGATCCTTGCGCGGTTTCCGACTCCGACGAGCCGATCACTCTTGGCGATGTCGTTATCGCTCCCGAAATCGCCGAGGCCCAAGCGGCCGAGTACGGTCACACGGTCGAGGAGGAACTGAACCTTCTGCTCGTCCACGGCGTGCTGCACCTTCTCGGCTATGACCATGAAGAAGATGACGACGCGGAAGTGATGCAGGCTCGCGAACGGTCGCTGCTGACCGCGTGGGTTGCGGCGAGCTGA